In Mytilus galloprovincialis chromosome 1, xbMytGall1.hap1.1, whole genome shotgun sequence, the following are encoded in one genomic region:
- the LOC143049863 gene encoding uncharacterized protein LOC143049863 isoform X1 encodes MLTILSFLGPAVHSQLMKYGIFDPKRHKETYTDTYDLFGFKLDSSTSRLQNSLPHSIQDAFNGSTLDSTSSETSKERYNGIKSILSSTKDTEDINVLEKKVSFASDICIVHEFEHDKNERVLSMSTIASMGSELIPDQYLMFPELNDNNNNR; translated from the exons ATGTTGACCATCTTGTCATTCTTAGGACCAGCTGTACACAGCCAGCTAATGAAATATGGCA TATTTGACCCTAAAAGACACAAAGAGACTTATACAGATACATATGATTTATTCGGATTTAAGCTGGATAGTTCAACAAGTCGCCTGCAAAACAGCCTTCCGCATTCTATACAAGATGCATTTAATGGAAGTACATTGGACAGCACATCTAGTGAAACCAGTAAGGAAAGATAT aATGGCATAAAATCTATTCTTTCCTCAACAAAAGATACTGAAGATATAAATGTATTGGAAAAGAAAGTGAGCTTTGCCTCAGATATTTGCATAGTACATGAATTTGAACATGACAAGAACGAGAGAGTTTTAAGTATGTCAACTATAGCATCAATGGGATCGGAACTTATTCCTGATCAGTATCTAATGTTTCCAGAATTGAATGACAATAATAAT AATCGTTAA
- the LOC143049863 gene encoding uncharacterized protein LOC143049863 isoform X2, whose amino-acid sequence MANGIKSILSSTKDTEDINVLEKKVSFASDICIVHEFEHDKNERVLSMSTIASMGSELIPDQYLMFPELNDNNNNR is encoded by the exons ATGGCA aATGGCATAAAATCTATTCTTTCCTCAACAAAAGATACTGAAGATATAAATGTATTGGAAAAGAAAGTGAGCTTTGCCTCAGATATTTGCATAGTACATGAATTTGAACATGACAAGAACGAGAGAGTTTTAAGTATGTCAACTATAGCATCAATGGGATCGGAACTTATTCCTGATCAGTATCTAATGTTTCCAGAATTGAATGACAATAATAAT AATCGTTAA